GTACAGCGAGTACACGCCGCCGACCGAGAACAGGATGATCGAGACGATGAACGCGTAGACGTAGCGGACCCGGCCGTAGCCGAAGGGGTGCTCCTCGTCCGCCATGCGCTTGGCGCGCTTGCCGCCGATGAGCAGAAGGATCTGGTTGCCGGAGTCGGCGAGCGAGTGGACGCCCTCGGCCAGCATCGAGGAGGAGCCCGAGAAGAACGCGGCGACGAACTTCGTGATCGCGATGCCGACGTTCGCGGCGAGGGCGGCGAAGATCGCCTTGCTGCCGTGGGATTCGCTCAAGGCCGGACCTCCTCGACCGGCGAGGCGGCTCGGGCCGCCCGGGCGCGCATGCCCCGGTCGCCTCAGCCTAGCCACGCGGCCGTCCCCGCCGACCGCCCGACCGCGCGGCACCTGATCCCTAGGATCGACGCATGCCCGACGCCTCCCACCCCGCCATGTCCGCTCCCGCCATGTCCGCTCCCGCCGAGGCCGTCCGCCTCCCGTCGCTCGCGATGCTCGGCACCGGATCCATGAACGGCGCCATCCTCGGCGGCCTGCTGCAGCCGGGCGTCGAGGTCGACGGCGACGTGCGCGTGACCACCCGCTCGGCGGCCAGCGCCGCGGCGCTCGGCGAGCGGGACGGCGTGGCGGCAGCGAGCGTCGAGGAGGACGCCGACGCGAACCGCCGCGCGGTCCGCGGCGCGCGCGTCGTCATCGTGGGCGTCAAGCCGCACATGGTGCCCGACCTGCTGCGCGAGATCGCGGACGACCTGGATGCCGGGGCGCTCGTGATCAGCGTGGCGGCCGGCGTCACGATCGCGACCTTCGAGTCGCTGCTGCCCGACCACGTGGCAGTGCTCCGCTCGATGCCGAACACGCCGTCGCTCGTCGGCCGCGGGGTCACCGGGCTCGCCGCGGGCACGCGCTCCACGCAGGAGGACCGCGCGCTCGCCCGGGCGGTGTTCGCGACCGTCGGCGACGTGGTCGAGGTGCCCGAGGAGCGCATCGACGCGCTCAGCACGATCTCCGGATCCGGCCCCGCCTACGTCTTCCTGCTCATCGAGGAGCTGACCCGCACCGCCGAGGCGAAGGGCTTCAGCCCCGACGAGGCGCGCGTGCTCGTGCAGGGCACGTTCCGCGGCGCGGTGGAGCTGCTCGCCGCGTCCGACGTGGATCCCGCCGAGCTCCGCCGCCGTGTCACGAGCCCCAAGGGCACGACCGAGCGGGCCGTCGAGGTGCTGCAGGCGGCTGGACTGTCCGGCCTCTTCGACCGCGCGACCGACGCCGCGCTCGCCCGGGCCCGCGAGCTCGCGGCCGGCTGATCCCGCGCCCGGCCAGGCCCGGCCCGACTTGCTCCGCCCGCCCGCGGGTCAGGACAGCGACGCGAACTTCTCGATGTCGGCCGACGTGCCCGACACGATGATGAGGTCGTGGTTCGAGACCAGCGTCTCCGAGGTGGCGTAGGTGAAGGGCTTGCCCGGCGTCTTCACGCCGACCACCGTGATCCGGTAGCGCCGCCGCACGGCCGACTCGAGCAGCGTCATCCCGCGGATGGGCTTCGGCGGGTACATCTTCGCGAGCACGAAGTCGTCGTCGAACTCGATGAAGTCGAGCATCCGCCCGGACACCAGGTGCGCCACGCGCTCGCCGGCCTCCGCCTCCGGGTAGATGACGTGGTTCGCGCCGATGCGCTCGAGGATCTTGCCGTGCGACTGGCTGATGGCCTTGGCCCAGATCTGCGGGATCTTCAGGTCCACCAGGTTCGCGGTGATGAGCACGCTCGCCTCGATGGACGACCCCACCGCGACGACCGCGATCGAGAAGTCCTTGGCGCCGAGCTGCTGCAGCGCCTCGATGTTGCGGGCGTCGGCCTGCACGGCGTGGGTGACCCGGTCGGACCACTTCTGCACGAGCCCCTCGCTCGCGTCGATCGCGAGCACCTCGCGGTCGAGCCGGGCGAGCTGGCCCGCGGTCGCGGCGCCGAAGCGGCCGAGCCCGATCACGAGCACGGGGGCGTTGTGGGGGATGCGTTCGCCCATGAGGGGCCTCTCTGATCGGGTCTCGCGGTGGTCGGATCGTGCCGGGTGCCGGCTCAGCCGACGATCGGCCGCTCCTCGGAGCGCTGGAAGAGCTGCCGGCGGGTGCTCGCGGCGAGGGCCGCCGCGAGCGTCACGGTGCCGACGCGCCCCAGGAACATGGTGGCCGCGAGCACGTACTTCGCGGGATCCGACGCC
This window of the Clavibacter sepedonicus genome carries:
- the proC gene encoding pyrroline-5-carboxylate reductase, with the protein product MPDASHPAMSAPAMSAPAEAVRLPSLAMLGTGSMNGAILGGLLQPGVEVDGDVRVTTRSAASAAALGERDGVAAASVEEDADANRRAVRGARVVIVGVKPHMVPDLLREIADDLDAGALVISVAAGVTIATFESLLPDHVAVLRSMPNTPSLVGRGVTGLAAGTRSTQEDRALARAVFATVGDVVEVPEERIDALSTISGSGPAYVFLLIEELTRTAEAKGFSPDEARVLVQGTFRGAVELLAASDVDPAELRRRVTSPKGTTERAVEVLQAAGLSGLFDRATDAALARARELAAG
- a CDS encoding potassium channel family protein; the protein is MGERIPHNAPVLVIGLGRFGAATAGQLARLDREVLAIDASEGLVQKWSDRVTHAVQADARNIEALQQLGAKDFSIAVVAVGSSIEASVLITANLVDLKIPQIWAKAISQSHGKILERIGANHVIYPEAEAGERVAHLVSGRMLDFIEFDDDFVLAKMYPPKPIRGMTLLESAVRRRYRITVVGVKTPGKPFTYATSETLVSNHDLIIVSGTSADIEKFASLS